The following coding sequences lie in one Zingiber officinale cultivar Zhangliang chromosome 2B, Zo_v1.1, whole genome shotgun sequence genomic window:
- the LOC122045666 gene encoding uncharacterized protein LOC122045666 isoform X2 encodes MDDKGNVYVADISNMAIRKITESGVTTIAGGKSNIAGYRDGPSEDAKFSNDFDVIYVGRTCSLLVVDRGNAALRQISLQQEDCQYQYTSVSTSEDQEEKS; translated from the exons ATGGATGACAAAGGGAATGTGTATGTTGCTGATATCTCCAATATGGCTATTCGAAAGATAACTGAATCAG GTGTGACTACTATTGCTGGAGGAAAATCAAATATAGCAGGTTATAGAGATGGCCCGAGTGAGGATGCTAAGTTTTCTAATGACTTTGATGTGATATATGTTGGAAGAACTTGTTCTCTTCTAGTCGTGGACAGGGGTAATGCTGCTCTTCGCCAAATTTCTCTTCAGCAAGAGGACTGCCAATACCAGTATACTTCAGTATCAACATCAG aagaccagGAAGAAAAAAGTTGA
- the LOC122045666 gene encoding uncharacterized protein LOC122045666 isoform X1 codes for MDDKGNVYVADISNMAIRKITESGVTTIAGGKSNIAGYRDGPSEDAKFSNDFDVIYVGRTCSLLVVDRGNAALRQISLQQEDCQYQYTSVSTSGYLKLPSDVLCNSFCTQQTWNYNILQPYNMAPSVQYFLLSYISYMVASTYVEDQEEKS; via the exons ATGGATGACAAAGGGAATGTGTATGTTGCTGATATCTCCAATATGGCTATTCGAAAGATAACTGAATCAG GTGTGACTACTATTGCTGGAGGAAAATCAAATATAGCAGGTTATAGAGATGGCCCGAGTGAGGATGCTAAGTTTTCTAATGACTTTGATGTGATATATGTTGGAAGAACTTGTTCTCTTCTAGTCGTGGACAGGGGTAATGCTGCTCTTCGCCAAATTTCTCTTCAGCAAGAGGACTGCCAATACCAGTATACTTCAGTATCAACATCAGGTTACCTGAAGCTTCCCAGTGATGTTCTttgtaattctttttgtacaCAACAAACATGGAACTATAACATATTACAACCTTACAATATGGCACCATCGGTCCAATATTTTCTGTTATCTTACATATCTtatatggttgcatctacatatgtagaagaccagGAAGAAAAAAGTTGA
- the LOC122045668 gene encoding uncharacterized protein LOC122045668, giving the protein MFLLLHLAARDPIEGYDYLSSLISFFTKFRNYCVSSSASEEKHLEEERAEKDKKRRVEALSVFFEMIENDHMMDSYWSDLISNNRPTKIEVEVHAPAQRKKRKTSRQTSALISVPVVQATEHIQIGIACPTMKQVLSSDRPIISVNAKIVDRCMPTALVLNFNKSSPLPSEVDLIRIFCRYGPIVEVATEVQQESNSVKLIFKRLTDAEMAFSSARKYGWFGPSLLSYHLRYLSSTPDTFADIQQSDNYAALPEHSNLETPGNDSEQLHSCL; this is encoded by the exons aTGTTCTTGCTGCTGCATTTGGCAGCCAGAGATCCTATTGAAGGGTATGATTATCTCTCTAGTCTAATCAGTTTCTTCACTAAATTTAGGAACTACTGTGTTTCTTCTTCTGCTAGTGAAGAGAAACATCTTGAGGAAGAAAGAGCTGAAAAGGATAAGAAACGGAGAGTTGAAGCTTTGTCGGTTTTTTTTGAGATGATAGAAAATGATCACATGATGGATTCTTACTGGTCTGACTTGATATCTAATAACCGCCCTACTAAAATCGAAGTCGAAGTTCATGCTCCGGCTCAAAGGAAAAAGAGGAAAACTTCAAGACAAACATCTGCTCTGATTTCTGTTCCTGTTGTACAAGCCACAGAACATATTCAAATTGGAATAGCTTGTCCCACTATGAAGCAAGTGCTATCCTCAGATAGGCCCATAATCAGTGTCAATGCAAAGATAGTCGATAGGTGTATGCCTACAGCTTTGGTTTTGAATTTCAATAAATCCAGTCCTCTTCCTTCTGAAGTTGATCTGATTAGGATTTTCTGTCGCTATGGGCCCATAGTGGAAGTAGCAACAGAAGTTCAACAGGAGAGCAACAGCGTCAAACTAATTTTTAAGCGGCTTACTGATGCCGAGATGGCTTTTAGTAGTGCCAGAAAATATGGATGGTTTGGGCCATCACTTCTCAGTTATCATCTCAGATATCTATCGTCAACACCAGATACTTTTGCTGACATCCAACAATCAGACAATTATGCTGCACTACCAGAACATAGCAACTTGGAAACTCCAG GGAATGATTCTGAACAGTTacattcttgcttatga